The Bacteroidales bacterium sequence GTTAAGTTAGATAATGAAATAAACAAATTATTGCGTGTTTATTTTATGTTTTCTTTCAAATCCTCTGAATACTTCAACTTTTATCATGACATCAACCTCAACATGAATGAAGTATTCTCTTGTGTAGCGGCGATTTTCGATAATCCGGATTCACTTTTAGAACAATCACAAAATCTTGCCAAACATTTGTACGAACAAAGTACGCATCCCAAGATAAAAGGCGGTGAATTTTATGTGGTTTATTTCAAAGATTGCATTATTGAGGGTGAGACTGTTGATGCAATCGGATTATTTAAGTCCGAAAACAAAGATACTTTTTTGAAAGTCTATCCTGCCGGAGATAGTTTTGAAATAGAAAGCCAACAAGGCGTTAATATCAACAAATTGGATAAAGGTTGTTTAATTTTCAACACCGAAAAAGAAAATGGTTATGTGGTAGCAGTAGTTGATAATACCAACAAAGGTGCAGAAGCACAATATTGGTTAGACGATTTTTTACATGTTCGTCAACGCAAAGATGAATATTACAATACACAAAATGTTTTATCGCTATATAAAAACTTTGTCAAGGATGAACTTCCACAGCAATTTGAAGTCTCCAAAGCCGACCAAATAGACCTTCTGAACAGATCTGTAAAATTCTTCAAAGAAAATGATAATTTTGATATGGAAGAATTTGCGAACGAAGTCATCGCTCAACCCGAAATCATAGACACCTTTAATCAATATAAAGTCAATTATCAAAAAGAATATGATACTGAGATGATGGATAATTTCACTATCTCCGAACAGGCAGTTAAGAAACAAGCCCGTGTTTTCAAAAGCGTTATCAAATTAGATAAGAATTTTCATATTTATATTCATGGTAACAGGGACTTGATAGAACAAGGAATTGATGAAAAAGGAAAATATTACAAAGTTTATTATAAAGAAGAATTGTAAAAGATTATTGATGATAAATATGTATTTATGAAGAAGAATTTAAAAAACAAATATTTAGGCATATTATTTTTATTGGCTATGGTACTGTTTGTATCCTGCGCAACCTT is a genomic window containing:
- a CDS encoding nucleoid-associated protein codes for the protein MNYTELTIIDSLSIHKVGNKSNEEIIKLSNQKVKLDNEINKLLRVYFMFSFKSSEYFNFYHDINLNMNEVFSCVAAIFDNPDSLLEQSQNLAKHLYEQSTHPKIKGGEFYVVYFKDCIIEGETVDAIGLFKSENKDTFLKVYPAGDSFEIESQQGVNINKLDKGCLIFNTEKENGYVVAVVDNTNKGAEAQYWLDDFLHVRQRKDEYYNTQNVLSLYKNFVKDELPQQFEVSKADQIDLLNRSVKFFKENDNFDMEEFANEVIAQPEIIDTFNQYKVNYQKEYDTEMMDNFTISEQAVKKQARVFKSVIKLDKNFHIYIHGNRDLIEQGIDEKGKYYKVYYKEEL